A section of the Amblyomma americanum isolate KBUSLIRL-KWMA chromosome 2, ASM5285725v1, whole genome shotgun sequence genome encodes:
- the LOC144121397 gene encoding uncharacterized protein LOC144121397 encodes MIRACIVLALATSAFAGFVGTAGYGVGLAAAPAVATYAAAPAVATVHAAPAVATVAHAAPVATVAHVAPAVATYAAAPAVAAVHAAPVATVAAAPVATYAAAPAIAAVHAAPAVATTTVHHAPAVATVAHAAPALAAYHAAPVYGYGVGTLGYGVGHYGFGHGLLGYGLNYGYGLGTPFHYGALLRKK; translated from the exons ATG ATCCGCGCCTGCATCGTCCTGGCTCTTGCCACCAGCGCCTTCGCTGGCTTCGTTGGCACTGCCGGCTACGGAGTTGGCCTGGCTGCCGCCCCCGCTGTGGCCACCTACGCTGCCGCTCCAGCGGTCGCTACTGTCCATGCCGCCCCGGCTGTGGCCACCGTTGCCCACGCTGCCCCAGTCGCCACCGTTGCCCACGTTgctccagctgtggccacctaCGCCGCTGCTCCAGCTGTCGCTGCCGTCCACGCTGCTCCAGTCGCCACTGTGGCCGCCGCCCCAGTCGCCACCTACGCCGCCGCTCCAGCTATTGCTGCCGTTCATGCTGCCCCAGCTGTTGCTACCACCACCGTCCACCACGCCCCTGCTGTGGCCACCGttgcccacgctgccccagcccTCGCTGCCTACCACGCCGCCCCAGTCTACGGCTACGGTGTTGGCACCCTCGGCTATGGTGTCGGCCACTACGGTTTCGGCCATGGTCTCCTTGGCTACGGCCTGAACTACGGCTACGGTCTTGGTACTCCATTCCACTACGGTGCTCTGCTCCGCAAGAAGT AA
- the LOC144121401 gene encoding uncharacterized protein LOC144121401, which yields MLRACIVLALATSAFAGFVGTAGYGVGLAAAPAVATYAAAPAVATVHAAPAVATVAHAAPVATVAHVAPAVATYAAAPAVAAVHAAPVATYAAAPAIAAVHAAPAVATTTVHHAPAVATVAHAAPALAAYHAAPVYGYGVGTLGYGVGHYGFGHGLLGYGLNYGYGLGTPFHYGALLRKK from the exons ATG CTCCGCGCCTGCATCGTCCTGGCCCTAGCCACCAGCGCCTTCGCTGGCTTCGTTGGCACTGCCGGCTACGGAGTTGGCCTGGCTGCCGCCCCTGCTGTGGCCACCTACGCTGCCGCTCCAGCGGTGGCTACTGTCCACGCCGCCCCGGCTGTGGCCACCGTTGCCCACGCTGCCCCAGTCGCCACCGTTGCCCACGTCgctccagctgtggccacctaCGCCGCTGCTCCAGCTGTCGCTGCCGTCCACGCTGCTCCAGTCGCCACCTACGCCGCCGCTCCAGCTATTGCTGCCGTTCATGCTGCCCCAGCTGTTGCTACCACTACCGTCCACCACGCCCCAGCTGTGGCCACTGttgcccacgctgccccagcccTCGCTGCCTACCACGCCGCCCCAGTCTACGGCTACGGTGTTGGCACCCTCGGCTATGGTGTCGGCCACTACGGCTTCGGCCACGGTCTCCTCGGCTACGGCCTGAACTACGGCTACGGTCTTGGCACTCCATTCCACTACGGTGCTCTCCTCCGCAAGAAGT AA